One Tenebrio molitor chromosome 2, icTenMoli1.1, whole genome shotgun sequence genomic region harbors:
- the LOC138122568 gene encoding golgin subfamily A member 6-like protein 22 produces MISRRQRARKRGHAKFAEHKERKQQERRQEGRTSEEGMNPFRKSSRTRSSSTRNEEGNKSKEMDNAMKTMIRQIREDTAGIEEENKVLRKELAAVREGKGELKKELVAMREEMRGREEKYQAEEADWMKRMRMIEERMEQRQKKEGKNNIIINGIGGIRGNIERGRWKNVKLNNVTDKEEIMKNRKRLSTLENPKVFMNDDISKWEKEIQENIRKKVKEELTAGNRVKMGFQKLIIND; encoded by the exons ATGATAAGCAGAAGGCAGCGAGCAAGAAAGAGAGGGCATGCCAAATTCGCCGAACATAAGGAAAGAAAGCAACAAGAGAGAAGACAAGAGGGTAGGACGTCTGAAGAAGGCATGAACCCATTCAGAAAGAGTTCCAGAACGAGAAGCTCCTCAACTAGAAACGAAGAAGGAAAtaaaagcaaggaaatggatAATGCAATGAAAACCATGATTAGACAAATAAGAGAGGATACGGCGGGAATAGAAGAGGAGAACAAAGTactaagaaaggaattagcggcagtgaGAGAGGGGAAAGGTGAGCTAAAGAAAGAATTAGTGGCAATGAGAGAGGAAATGagaggaagagaagaaaaatacCAGGCGGAGGAGGCAGATTGGATGAAAAGGATGAGGATGATAGAGGAAAGGATGGAACAAAGACAAAAGAAGGAGGGGAAgaataatattataataaacgGAATAGGGGGAATAAGAGGAAATATAGAGAGAGGGAGGTGGAAAAATG TGAAACTGAACAACGTAACAGATAAAgaggaaataatgaagaacaGGAAAAGGCTAAGTACACTGGAGAATCCGAAAGTGTTTATGAATGATGACATAAGCAAATGGGAAAAGGAGATACAGGAGAACATAAGAAAAAAGGTCAAGGAAGAGTTAACAGCTGGAAATAGAGTAAAAATGGGCTTCCAAAAGCTAATAATTAACGATTAA